A single Actinomadura algeriensis DNA region contains:
- a CDS encoding class I SAM-dependent methyltransferase, whose amino-acid sequence MQQPGQKKSIAGTLLNLIGSGPKRSPAAPPPAATDGDVVQPAAGEGALENHLGGDEARNYRKYEYDTVAPHVGRSMLEVGSGLGHFSEQFAGRLDYLVVSDNDPYCVGELRKRYEGNDDVEVIDLALPADIEIRQKVDTVVMMNVLEHIKDDVQALRDLASVTLPGGRIVIWVPGYMQLYGDFDRKVGHVTRYTPATLGRSVREAGLVPEVLKPINFLGGIAWWFAVRRGGAGYPDPKLVKIYDRTVVPITRTIERFVKPPFGQTVLCVARVPK is encoded by the coding sequence ATGCAGCAACCTGGTCAGAAGAAGTCCATTGCCGGAACCCTCCTCAACCTGATCGGCAGCGGCCCCAAGCGGTCGCCCGCCGCACCGCCCCCCGCGGCCACGGACGGCGACGTCGTCCAGCCCGCCGCCGGCGAGGGGGCGCTGGAGAACCACCTGGGCGGGGACGAGGCCCGCAACTACCGCAAGTACGAGTACGACACCGTCGCGCCGCACGTGGGCCGCTCCATGCTGGAGGTCGGTTCCGGGCTCGGCCATTTCTCCGAGCAGTTCGCGGGGCGGCTCGACTACCTCGTCGTCAGCGACAACGACCCGTACTGCGTCGGGGAACTGCGCAAGCGCTACGAGGGCAACGACGACGTCGAGGTCATCGACCTGGCCCTGCCGGCCGACATCGAGATCCGGCAGAAGGTCGACACCGTCGTGATGATGAACGTCCTGGAGCACATCAAGGACGATGTCCAGGCGCTGCGCGACCTCGCGTCCGTCACCCTCCCCGGCGGCCGGATCGTCATCTGGGTGCCCGGATACATGCAGCTTTACGGCGACTTCGACCGCAAGGTCGGGCACGTCACCCGCTACACCCCGGCGACGCTGGGCAGGTCGGTGCGCGAGGCGGGGCTCGTCCCCGAGGTCCTCAAGCCGATCAACTTCCTCGGCGGCATCGCCTGGTGGTTCGCGGTGCGGCGTGGCGGCGCCGGCTACCCCGACCCCAAGCTCGTCAAGATCTACGACCGGACGGTCGTGCCGATCACCCGCACCATCGAGCGGTTCGTGAAGCCGCCGTTCGGGCAGACGGTGCTCTGCGTGGCGCGCGTCCCGAAGTAG
- a CDS encoding acetyl-CoA C-acetyltransferase, with protein MAEAYIVGAVRTPVGTKKGALKDVHPADLGAHVLKELVNRTGVDPSAVEDNIMGCVMQVGGQALDIARTAWLSAGLPEGVPGVTIDRQCGSSQQAIHFAAQGVLSGTQDLVVASGVEQMAKVPMGSSIVQGLDFPYGEGWGERYGRQEISQFRGAELMAEKWGFSREDLEKFALESHKRASKAIEAGYFDREIAPLAGLTKDEGARPDTTLEKMAGLKVLREGGRITAAVSSQVSIGSSAVMIASEEAVKRHNLTPRARIHTLAVTGSDPVYMLTGPIPATEKALQRSGLKIDDIDVFEVNEAFAPVPMAWAADTGASLEKTNPNGGAIATGHPLGATGGILMTKLLHELERTGGRYGLQTMCEGGGQANATIIERL; from the coding sequence GTGGCCGAGGCGTACATCGTCGGAGCGGTCCGTACCCCCGTCGGCACCAAGAAGGGTGCCCTCAAGGACGTGCACCCCGCCGACCTCGGGGCCCACGTGCTCAAGGAGCTCGTCAACCGCACCGGGGTCGACCCGTCCGCGGTGGAAGACAACATCATGGGCTGCGTCATGCAGGTCGGCGGGCAGGCGCTCGACATCGCGCGCACCGCGTGGCTGTCGGCGGGCCTGCCGGAGGGCGTGCCCGGCGTGACGATCGACCGGCAGTGCGGTTCGTCGCAGCAGGCGATCCACTTCGCCGCCCAGGGCGTCCTGTCGGGCACCCAGGACCTGGTGGTCGCCTCCGGCGTCGAGCAGATGGCCAAGGTGCCGATGGGCTCCAGCATCGTCCAGGGGCTCGACTTCCCCTACGGCGAGGGCTGGGGCGAGCGGTACGGCCGCCAGGAGATCTCCCAGTTCCGCGGCGCCGAGCTGATGGCCGAGAAGTGGGGCTTCAGCCGCGAGGACCTGGAGAAGTTCGCGCTGGAGAGCCACAAGCGCGCGTCCAAGGCCATCGAGGCCGGCTACTTCGACCGGGAGATCGCCCCCCTCGCGGGCCTCACCAAGGACGAGGGCGCCCGCCCCGACACCACGCTCGAGAAGATGGCGGGCCTGAAGGTGCTGCGCGAGGGCGGCCGCATCACCGCCGCGGTGTCCTCGCAGGTGTCCATCGGCTCGTCCGCCGTGATGATCGCGTCGGAGGAGGCCGTCAAGCGGCACAACCTCACCCCCCGCGCGCGCATCCACACCCTCGCGGTGACCGGCTCGGACCCGGTCTACATGCTGACCGGCCCGATCCCCGCGACCGAGAAGGCCCTCCAGCGTTCCGGCCTGAAGATCGACGACATCGACGTCTTCGAGGTCAACGAGGCGTTCGCGCCGGTCCCGATGGCGTGGGCGGCCGACACCGGCGCCTCGCTGGAGAAGACCAACCCCAACGGCGGCGCGATCGCCACCGGCCACCCGCTGGGCGCCACCGGCGGCATCCTGATGACCAAGCTCCTCCACGAGCTGGAGCGCACCGGCGGCCGCTACGGCCTGCAGACGATGTGCGAGGGCGGCGGCCAGGCCAACGCCACCATCATCGAGCGCCTCTGA
- a CDS encoding IclR family transcriptional regulator, translating into MVNETRRPTLIASVQRAMRLLEAVSSHPSGAPAKQLAREADLPLATTYHLLRTLAYEGYATRMSDGAWVLGERVSNLHGRSKAQRLLARVRPALLALRDELGAAAYFAMHVDGEIKLIDIADGPRTPRVDVWVGFDEAPHATALGKCLIAQLDEERRRDYLARHTLVDLTPHTITEPRRLLRTLRSSTGLSIDREEYALGTGCAAVPVTDATGTVRAALAISCRPAKLARIERPAADRMKATAARLQRTITLPVP; encoded by the coding sequence GTGGTGAACGAGACACGCAGACCGACTCTCATCGCCTCGGTGCAGCGGGCCATGCGCCTGCTGGAGGCGGTGTCGTCGCACCCCAGCGGGGCGCCCGCCAAGCAGCTGGCCCGGGAGGCGGATCTCCCCCTCGCCACGACGTACCACCTGCTGCGCACGCTCGCGTACGAGGGCTACGCCACCCGGATGTCCGACGGCGCCTGGGTGCTCGGCGAGCGCGTCTCGAACCTGCACGGCCGCAGCAAGGCCCAGCGGCTCCTCGCCCGCGTCCGTCCCGCCCTCCTCGCCCTCCGGGACGAACTGGGCGCCGCGGCGTACTTCGCCATGCACGTCGACGGCGAGATCAAGCTGATCGACATCGCCGACGGGCCCCGCACGCCCCGCGTCGACGTCTGGGTCGGCTTCGACGAGGCCCCGCACGCCACCGCGCTCGGCAAGTGCCTGATCGCCCAGCTCGACGAGGAGCGCCGCCGCGACTACCTGGCCCGGCACACCCTCGTCGACCTCACCCCGCACACGATCACCGAACCGCGGCGGCTGCTGCGCACGCTGCGCTCGTCCACCGGCCTGTCCATCGACCGCGAGGAGTACGCCCTCGGCACCGGCTGCGCCGCCGTCCCGGTGACGGACGCGACGGGCACCGTCCGCGCCGCCCTCGCGATCTCCTGCCGGCCCGCGAAGCTCGCCCGGATCGAGCGCCCCGCCGCCGACCGGATGAAGGCGACCGCCGCCCGCCTGCAGCGGACGATCACGCTGCCCGTCCCGTAG
- a CDS encoding CaiB/BaiF CoA transferase family protein has protein sequence MGLLDGLRVLDLTMWRPGPYATQLLGRLGADVVKVEPPGGEPMRAFRDHFDVLNRHKRSVELDLKSEGGLARCLELARDAEVFVEGFRPGVADRLGVGYARLREVAPALVYCSISGYGAEGPLADVPGHDVNYRAYAGALAQDATAAGAELAVADMAAATMASFAITAAVLKARETGIGERIDLAMADVLADWVETSPDMSGADAPVPGYGVYPTKDGRTITLGVVSEQPLWAATCRALGLERHADVDFPQRFARLRELDGEIGHAIANLDRDEAVARLSKEGAPVAPVLTRAEMLDHEHFRARGIGQGPVRTANHAGPAIGVVPELDEHRGEGWRLTD, from the coding sequence ATGGGACTGCTGGACGGGTTGCGGGTGCTCGATCTGACGATGTGGCGGCCGGGGCCGTACGCCACGCAGTTGCTCGGACGGCTCGGCGCGGACGTCGTCAAGGTCGAGCCGCCCGGCGGGGAGCCGATGCGGGCGTTCCGGGACCATTTCGACGTCCTCAACCGGCACAAGCGCAGCGTCGAACTCGACCTGAAGAGCGAGGGCGGGCTCGCGCGGTGCCTGGAGCTGGCGAGGGACGCCGAGGTGTTCGTCGAGGGATTCCGGCCGGGGGTCGCCGACCGGCTCGGCGTCGGGTACGCGCGGCTGCGGGAGGTCGCGCCCGCGCTCGTCTACTGCTCGATCTCCGGGTACGGCGCGGAGGGGCCGCTGGCCGACGTGCCGGGGCACGACGTGAACTACCGCGCCTACGCGGGGGCGCTGGCCCAGGACGCGACGGCGGCGGGCGCCGAGCTGGCCGTCGCGGACATGGCCGCCGCGACGATGGCCTCGTTCGCGATCACGGCCGCCGTGCTGAAGGCGCGGGAGACCGGGATCGGCGAGCGGATCGACCTCGCGATGGCCGACGTGCTCGCCGACTGGGTCGAGACGTCGCCCGACATGTCGGGCGCCGACGCGCCCGTCCCCGGGTACGGCGTCTACCCCACGAAGGACGGACGGACGATCACGCTCGGCGTCGTGTCCGAGCAACCGCTGTGGGCCGCGACGTGCAGGGCCCTCGGGCTCGAACGGCACGCGGACGTCGATTTCCCGCAGCGGTTCGCGCGGCTGCGGGAGCTCGACGGGGAGATCGGGCACGCGATCGCGAACCTCGATCGGGACGAGGCGGTCGCGCGGCTCTCGAAGGAGGGCGCGCCGGTCGCGCCCGTCCTCACCCGCGCGGAGATGCTCGACCACGAACACTTCCGCGCGCGGGGCATCGGGCAGGGGCCGGTGCGGACGGCGAACCATGCGGGGCCCGCGATCGGGGTCGTCCCCGAACTGGACGAGCATCGGGGCGAGGGCTGGCGTCTCACCGATTGA
- a CDS encoding protein kinase domain-containing protein: MTVHDRVVGEDGRPWIVMELVHGRSLEQLLAEQGTLPPARVAAIGLAMLDALAAAHAQGIVHRDVKPANVLLEDERVVLTDFGIAAVEGDADSFGRGAGDARLHVPGAGAGRSRLHLDHLHRHVAAVVAQPL, encoded by the coding sequence GTGACTGTCCACGACCGGGTGGTGGGCGAGGACGGACGTCCGTGGATCGTGATGGAGCTCGTTCACGGACGCTCGCTGGAGCAGTTGCTCGCCGAACAGGGGACGCTCCCTCCGGCACGGGTCGCCGCGATCGGGCTGGCGATGCTGGACGCGCTGGCGGCGGCCCACGCGCAGGGCATCGTCCACCGGGACGTGAAGCCGGCCAACGTGCTGCTGGAGGACGAGCGCGTCGTCCTCACCGACTTCGGGATCGCGGCGGTGGAAGGCGACGCTGACTCGTTCGGGCGCGGTGCTGGGGACGCCCGCCTACATGTCCCCGGAGCAGGTGCGGGGCGCTCTCGTCTGCACCTGGATCACCTTCACCGTCACGTTGCCGCTGTCGTGGCACAACCCCTCTGA
- a CDS encoding acyl-CoA dehydrogenase family protein has product MSQPIRTEEHAAEHVDERTARRVAEEARESEWRLPSFGKQLFLGDFRLDLVHPHPRPDDADRAKGDAFLAKLTEFCTNEVDAARIEREARIPDETLRGLRDLGAFGMKVPERYGGLGLGQFHYGRALMIAGSASPAIGALLSAHQSIGVPQPVKMFGSDEQKDAWLPRCATQISAFLLTEPDVGSDPARLRATATPDGDGYVLNGVKLWTTNGVVADLVVVMARVPKSDGRRGGISAFIVDMDTPGITVENRNAFMGLRGIENGVTRFHDVRVPKENMIGKEGAGLKIALATLNTGRLSLPALCAASGKWAAKIAREWSAERVQWGRPVGRHEAVARKVAFIAATAYAMEAVHDLSARLADEARGDIRIEAALAKLWSSELACRVADELVQVRGGRGYETAESLAARGERGVPAEQMLRDLRINRIFEGSSEIMHLLIAREAVDAHLAVAGDIIDPDTSAAGKARAAARAGGFYARWLPTLVTGPGRRPGSYAEFGPLAKHLRYTERASRKLARSIFYAAGRWQGGLEQKQGFLGRMVDIGAELYAMSAVCVRAHADASGKGPLQDGGKGPGKSALLLADAFCKQSRVRVEELFDGLWRNTDAMDVRLARAVLDGAFTWVEEGVLDPSIPGPWIAPSEPGPSGVETVHRHVI; this is encoded by the coding sequence ATGAGTCAGCCGATTCGCACCGAAGAGCACGCCGCGGAGCACGTCGACGAGCGGACCGCCAGGAGGGTGGCGGAGGAGGCGCGGGAGTCCGAATGGCGCCTGCCGAGCTTCGGCAAGCAGCTGTTCCTCGGCGACTTCCGCCTCGATCTCGTCCATCCGCACCCGCGCCCGGACGACGCGGACCGCGCGAAGGGCGACGCGTTCCTGGCGAAGCTCACCGAGTTCTGTACGAACGAGGTCGATGCCGCGCGGATCGAACGGGAGGCGCGCATCCCGGACGAGACGCTGCGCGGGCTGCGCGACCTCGGGGCGTTCGGGATGAAGGTCCCCGAACGGTACGGCGGCCTCGGGCTCGGCCAGTTCCACTACGGCCGCGCGCTGATGATCGCGGGGTCGGCGAGCCCGGCGATCGGGGCGCTGCTGTCGGCGCACCAGTCGATCGGCGTCCCGCAGCCGGTGAAGATGTTCGGCAGCGACGAGCAGAAGGACGCGTGGCTGCCGCGCTGCGCGACGCAGATCAGCGCGTTCCTGCTGACGGAGCCGGACGTGGGCTCCGACCCGGCGCGGCTGCGCGCCACCGCGACGCCCGACGGGGACGGCTACGTCCTCAACGGCGTGAAGCTGTGGACGACGAACGGCGTCGTGGCCGACCTCGTCGTGGTGATGGCGCGGGTTCCGAAGTCCGACGGCCGCAGGGGCGGCATCTCGGCGTTCATCGTCGACATGGACACACCGGGCATCACGGTCGAGAACCGGAACGCGTTCATGGGGCTGCGCGGCATCGAGAACGGTGTGACGCGCTTCCACGACGTGCGCGTCCCGAAGGAGAACATGATCGGGAAGGAGGGCGCCGGGCTGAAGATCGCGCTGGCGACCCTCAACACCGGGCGGCTGTCGCTGCCGGCGCTGTGCGCGGCGAGCGGCAAGTGGGCCGCGAAGATCGCCCGCGAGTGGTCGGCGGAGCGCGTCCAGTGGGGCCGCCCGGTCGGACGGCACGAGGCGGTGGCCCGCAAGGTCGCGTTCATCGCCGCGACGGCCTACGCGATGGAGGCCGTCCACGACCTGTCGGCGCGGCTGGCGGACGAGGCGCGGGGAGACATCCGGATCGAGGCGGCGCTCGCGAAGCTGTGGTCGTCGGAGCTGGCGTGCCGCGTCGCCGACGAGCTGGTGCAGGTGCGCGGCGGCCGCGGCTACGAGACGGCCGAGTCGCTCGCCGCGCGCGGCGAGCGGGGCGTCCCGGCCGAGCAGATGCTCCGCGACCTGCGCATCAACCGGATCTTCGAGGGGTCCAGCGAGATCATGCACCTGCTGATCGCGCGGGAGGCGGTGGACGCGCACCTGGCGGTGGCCGGCGACATCATCGACCCCGACACGTCCGCGGCCGGCAAGGCGCGGGCCGCCGCGCGCGCCGGCGGGTTCTACGCGCGCTGGCTGCCGACGCTCGTCACGGGCCCGGGGCGGCGGCCCGGCTCGTACGCGGAGTTCGGCCCGCTCGCCAAGCACCTGCGGTACACCGAGCGCGCGTCCCGCAAGCTCGCCCGGTCGATCTTCTACGCGGCGGGCCGCTGGCAGGGCGGCCTGGAGCAGAAGCAGGGTTTCCTCGGCCGGATGGTCGACATCGGCGCCGAGCTGTACGCGATGAGCGCCGTCTGTGTGCGCGCGCACGCCGACGCGTCCGGCAAGGGGCCGCTGCAGGACGGCGGCAAGGGGCCGGGCAAGTCGGCGCTCCTGCTCGCGGACGCGTTCTGCAAGCAGTCCCGGGTGCGGGTGGAGGAGCTGTTCGACGGCCTGTGGCGCAACACCGACGCGATGGACGTGCGGCTCGCGCGCGCTGTGCTCGACGGTGCCTTCACGTGGGTCGAGGAGGGCGTGCTCGACCCGTCCATCCCCGGCCCGTGGATCGCCCCGTCCGAGCCCGGACCGAGCGGCGTGGAGACCGTCCACCGCCATGTCATCTGA
- a CDS encoding enoyl-CoA hydratase/isomerase family protein, translating to MYETVLYTVDERVARVTLNRPDARNALSDRMIDELLDAFERAKNDDDVRVIVLTGAGDRAFCAGADLGGLGGRQADGRSVADPAAIRESAPFRLFTAFPKLGKPIIARLAGHAVAGGLGLAAACDLVIAADDVKLATPEVNVGLWPMMIMAIIDRNVVPKQAFKLYYTGGRITAAEGREIGLVTEAVPRDELDARVDGLARTIAAKSPLGLRRGRDAFFAIEGRPLEDQVEHLLGELVRLAGSEDAKEGVAAFLENRAPDFRGR from the coding sequence ATGTACGAAACGGTTCTGTACACGGTCGACGAGCGGGTCGCGCGGGTCACGCTGAACCGGCCGGACGCGCGGAACGCGCTGAGCGACCGGATGATCGACGAGCTGCTCGACGCGTTCGAGCGGGCGAAGAACGACGACGATGTGCGCGTGATCGTCCTGACGGGGGCGGGGGACCGGGCGTTCTGCGCGGGCGCCGACCTCGGCGGGCTGGGCGGGCGGCAGGCGGACGGACGGTCCGTGGCCGACCCGGCGGCGATCCGGGAGAGCGCGCCGTTCCGGCTGTTCACGGCGTTCCCGAAGCTGGGCAAGCCGATCATCGCGCGGCTGGCGGGGCACGCGGTGGCGGGCGGGCTCGGGCTCGCGGCGGCCTGCGACCTGGTGATCGCGGCGGACGACGTGAAGCTCGCGACGCCCGAGGTGAACGTCGGCCTCTGGCCGATGATGATCATGGCGATCATCGACCGGAACGTCGTCCCGAAGCAGGCGTTCAAGCTGTACTACACCGGCGGGCGGATCACCGCGGCGGAGGGCCGGGAGATCGGCCTGGTCACCGAGGCGGTGCCGCGGGACGAGCTGGACGCGCGGGTCGACGGGCTGGCGCGGACGATCGCGGCGAAGAGCCCGCTCGGGCTGCGCCGGGGCCGGGACGCGTTCTTCGCGATCGAGGGGCGCCCGCTGGAGGATCAGGTCGAGCATCTGCTGGGCGAACTGGTGCGGCTGGCGGGCAGTGAGGACGCCAAGGAGGGCGTCGCCGCGTTCCTGGAGAACCGCGCGCCCGACTTCCGGGGCCGCTGA
- a CDS encoding ATP-binding protein: MSTRAMSPVLVGRSDELRRLEDALAEAPGAVLIGGEAGLGKTRLIREFAGCVGGRARVLVGGCLELGSDGLPFAPFTTVLRGLVRDIGIDGVAELVPRGDTGALARLLPEFGEPERDAASGEERARLFELVLTLLERLAERRPIVLVIEDAHWADRSTRDLLAFLTRNLGAAPVLIVVTYRTDELHRGHPLRTLLAGLERVERVRRLEPARLTRTETAALVTALLGDEPPAGLVERIVERSEGNPLFIEALLDDDGTLACELPESLRDLLLAGVQRLPEETQEVLRDASGGGTRIEHALLTAVSGLDDAALTRTLRPAVAANVLVVDGDGYAFRHALIREAVHDDLLPGEHTRLHTRYAEALENDPGLVPDGRLWVELSHHWKAAHNAVWALVASWRAAAYARKALAYAECLAMLSRVMELWELVPDAQERIGADLVRVLEKAARTADLAGEYERGIKLASAALRELAAADGADARERRAELLSLRGRMRYQMARPGFIEDVRAAAEELPPDRRTVLRARVLAKLATYMRFTTNIDAGRAAAAESYAIARELKDPVAESHALCTLFCTDIDYTDGSMLAEIADAAARSDDHGTLMRHAVIRSHFLEGAGLHAEAAEVARLGKETASRFGLARTDGTFLCINEAEPLASLGRWDEALGVMEQALAQDPSVTTRTGLHVMAGEIALFRGETETARERLARVSESANVQPTWLKTQDYFAAQRLRARIALAVGDPADALRAVLRVVERPGLPDDARYAWPVLVLGVTACAEIGPDADDDLKRIEERAAGLPRLGRLQETHRMVFDAELGRARGAVDRAAWDDVAAAWESIGNPFAHATALVRAAEAALAAGDHDAASVRLGTAADLARGLRAEPLAGHVADLLRRTRSPRNGTAPLGLTPREFEVLRLVAEGRSNRDIAEALFISAKTASVHVSNILGKLGVASRGEAAATAHRLSLFREAGAAR, from the coding sequence GTGAGCACGCGCGCGATGAGTCCCGTCCTGGTCGGGCGGTCGGATGAGCTGCGGCGGCTGGAGGACGCACTCGCCGAGGCGCCCGGGGCCGTGCTCATCGGCGGGGAGGCGGGGCTCGGCAAGACGCGGCTGATCCGGGAGTTCGCCGGGTGCGTGGGCGGCCGGGCCCGGGTGCTGGTCGGCGGGTGCCTGGAGCTGGGCTCGGACGGCCTGCCGTTCGCGCCTTTCACGACCGTGCTGCGCGGGCTGGTGCGCGACATCGGCATCGACGGCGTCGCGGAGCTGGTGCCGCGCGGCGACACCGGCGCGCTCGCCCGGCTGCTGCCCGAGTTCGGCGAGCCCGAGCGCGACGCGGCGTCCGGGGAGGAGCGGGCGCGGCTGTTCGAGCTGGTCCTGACGCTGCTGGAGCGCCTCGCCGAGCGGCGCCCGATCGTGCTCGTCATCGAGGACGCCCACTGGGCGGACCGTTCCACCCGCGACCTGCTGGCCTTCCTGACCCGCAACCTCGGCGCCGCGCCCGTCCTGATCGTGGTGACGTACCGGACGGACGAGCTGCACCGCGGGCACCCGCTCCGGACGCTCCTCGCGGGGCTGGAGCGGGTCGAGCGGGTGCGGCGGCTGGAGCCGGCGCGGCTGACGCGCACCGAAACGGCCGCGCTCGTCACGGCGCTGCTCGGCGACGAGCCGCCGGCCGGGCTGGTGGAGCGGATCGTCGAGCGCAGCGAGGGCAACCCGCTGTTCATCGAGGCGCTGCTCGACGACGACGGCACGCTGGCGTGCGAGCTGCCCGAGTCGCTGCGCGATCTGCTGCTGGCCGGGGTGCAGCGGCTGCCCGAGGAGACGCAGGAGGTGCTGCGGGACGCCAGCGGCGGCGGCACCCGCATCGAGCACGCGCTGCTCACGGCGGTGTCCGGGCTGGACGACGCCGCGCTGACCCGCACGCTGCGCCCGGCCGTCGCGGCGAACGTCCTGGTCGTGGACGGCGACGGCTACGCGTTCCGGCACGCGCTGATCCGCGAGGCCGTGCACGACGACCTGCTGCCCGGCGAGCACACGCGGCTGCACACCCGGTACGCGGAGGCGCTTGAGAACGATCCGGGGCTGGTCCCGGACGGGCGGCTGTGGGTGGAGCTGAGCCACCACTGGAAGGCCGCGCACAACGCCGTGTGGGCGCTGGTCGCGTCGTGGCGGGCGGCGGCGTACGCGCGCAAGGCGCTCGCGTACGCGGAGTGCCTGGCGATGCTGTCGCGCGTCATGGAGCTGTGGGAGCTGGTCCCGGACGCGCAGGAGCGCATCGGCGCCGACCTGGTGCGGGTGCTGGAGAAGGCCGCGCGGACCGCCGATCTGGCGGGCGAGTACGAGCGCGGGATCAAGCTGGCGTCGGCGGCGCTGCGCGAGCTCGCCGCCGCCGACGGCGCGGACGCGCGGGAGCGGCGGGCGGAGCTGCTGTCGCTGCGGGGCCGGATGCGGTACCAGATGGCGCGTCCGGGGTTCATCGAGGACGTTCGCGCGGCGGCCGAGGAGCTGCCGCCCGACCGGCGCACGGTGCTGCGCGCCCGGGTGCTGGCCAAGCTCGCGACGTACATGCGCTTCACGACGAACATCGACGCGGGACGTGCCGCGGCGGCCGAGTCGTACGCGATCGCGCGGGAGCTCAAGGATCCGGTGGCGGAGTCGCACGCGCTGTGCACGCTGTTCTGCACCGACATCGACTACACCGACGGGTCGATGCTCGCGGAGATCGCCGACGCGGCGGCGCGCAGCGACGACCACGGCACGCTGATGCGGCACGCGGTGATCCGGTCGCACTTCCTGGAGGGCGCCGGGCTGCACGCGGAGGCCGCGGAGGTGGCGCGGCTCGGCAAGGAGACCGCCAGCCGGTTCGGGCTCGCCCGCACGGACGGGACGTTCCTGTGCATCAACGAGGCGGAACCGCTCGCCTCCCTCGGCCGGTGGGACGAGGCGCTCGGCGTGATGGAGCAGGCGCTGGCGCAGGACCCGTCCGTCACGACGCGGACGGGCCTGCACGTCATGGCGGGCGAGATCGCCCTGTTCCGGGGCGAGACGGAGACCGCGCGGGAGCGGCTGGCGCGGGTGAGCGAGAGCGCGAACGTCCAGCCGACCTGGCTGAAGACGCAGGACTACTTCGCCGCGCAGCGGCTCCGGGCCCGCATCGCGCTCGCCGTCGGCGATCCCGCGGACGCTCTGCGGGCCGTCCTGCGGGTGGTGGAACGGCCGGGCCTGCCGGACGACGCGCGGTACGCGTGGCCGGTGCTGGTGCTGGGAGTCACCGCCTGCGCCGAGATCGGCCCGGACGCCGACGACGACCTCAAGCGCATCGAGGAGCGCGCGGCGGGGCTGCCGCGTCTCGGCCGCCTGCAGGAGACGCACCGGATGGTGTTCGACGCCGAGCTGGGACGCGCCCGCGGCGCCGTCGACCGGGCCGCGTGGGACGACGTCGCCGCCGCGTGGGAGTCGATCGGCAACCCGTTCGCGCACGCGACGGCGCTGGTGCGGGCGGCCGAGGCCGCACTGGCGGCGGGCGACCACGACGCGGCGTCCGTCCGGCTGGGCACCGCCGCCGACCTCGCCCGCGGGCTGCGCGCCGAACCGCTCGCGGGGCACGTCGCCGACCTGCTGCGCCGCACCCGGAGCCCGCGGAACGGGACGGCGCCGCTCGGGCTGACGCCGCGCGAGTTCGAGGTGCTGCGGCTCGTCGCCGAGGGCCGCAGCAACCGCGACATCGCCGAGGCGCTGTTCATCTCCGCGAAGACGGCCAGCGTGCACGTGTCGAACATCCTCGGCAAGCTCGGCGTCGCGAGCCGCGGCGAGGCCGCCGCGACCGCGCACCGGCTCTCCCTGTTCCGGGAGGCCGGTGCGGCCCGCTGA
- a CDS encoding excalibur calcium-binding domain-containing protein: MYPPPPGPHLRPQRARTTVPLFAAILIAVGSMLFGCVTGLAIGVTPTAEETGAAAASSSPSPSEEPSSTPETTPTATPTARAATPTPTPSDVPDPDPTTTKPKPRKTTREPEPEPEPEPRTDPRFSSCTKAKASGYGPYTRGVHREYFWYQDRDGDGVVCES, translated from the coding sequence ATGTACCCACCACCGCCCGGCCCGCACCTTCGTCCCCAGCGGGCCCGGACGACCGTCCCGCTGTTCGCCGCGATCCTCATCGCGGTCGGCAGCATGCTCTTCGGCTGCGTCACCGGGCTCGCGATCGGAGTGACGCCGACCGCCGAAGAAACGGGCGCGGCCGCCGCGTCGTCCTCGCCGTCCCCGTCCGAGGAGCCGTCCAGCACGCCGGAAACGACGCCCACCGCCACGCCGACCGCACGGGCCGCGACGCCGACCCCGACGCCCTCGGACGTCCCGGACCCGGACCCGACCACCACGAAGCCGAAGCCGCGCAAGACCACCCGCGAGCCGGAGCCCGAGCCGGAACCGGAGCCGCGGACGGACCCGCGCTTCTCGTCCTGCACGAAGGCGAAGGCGTCCGGGTACGGGCCCTACACGCGCGGCGTCCACCGCGAGTACTTCTGGTACCAGGACCGGGACGGCGACGGCGTCGTCTGCGAAAGCTGA